The following proteins are encoded in a genomic region of Elgaria multicarinata webbii isolate HBS135686 ecotype San Diego chromosome 16, rElgMul1.1.pri, whole genome shotgun sequence:
- the CIMAP1C gene encoding protein CIMAP1C has product MLMSRSKAAGRGTPASPKHPGRARAGSSRVYASISAKFKGPGPGKYGRHPCTGITEHDFTKYTEPAYSMRVKSKERLITVVESPGPCYYVDPSLSHVGIWKPVSFRMPQERKRTSIIPTPAPNEYYVEKIHPLEEPNAPAYTIGVRTRYWESNPFPAPNRYTLPGTLGPRLPVKACAPCLSMASSASVWSYAKDLVRGPGPAMYTIPEADIYLHHQPAYSISQRFNPSSKDYTPGPPDYNAEQVTAHKPRAPRFHLGIRHSEYVHSTPPVCIIKE; this is encoded by the exons ATGCTGATGTCCCGATCAAAAGCTGCTGGTAGAGGCACTCCTGCTTCCCCTAAGCATCCAGGCAGGGCACGAGCGGGCAGCAGCAGGGTGTATGCCTCCATCAGCGCCAAATTTAAAG GGCCAGGTCCCGGGAAATACGGCAGGCACCCTTGCACTGGTATTACGGAGCATGACTTCACCAAGTATACTGAGCCGGCCTACTCGATGCGTGTGAAATCCAAAGAAAGAT TGATCACAGTTGTGGAGAGCCCTGGGCCATGCTATTATGTGGATCCGAGCCTTTCTCATGTCGGAATATGGAAGCCAGTCTCATTCCGCATgccacaagagagaaagagaacaa GTATAATTCCAACACCTGCACCAAATGAGTATTACGTGGAGAAGATACATCCCCTAGAAGAGCCCAATGCACCAGCATATACTATAGGTGTTCGAACACGCTACTGGGAGAGCAACCCATTCCCGGCACCCAACCGCTATACCCTTCCGGGGACACTGGGTCCCAGATTACCAGTCAAGGCATGTGCTCCTTGCCTCTCGATGGCTTCCAGTGCATCAGTATGGAGCTACGCCAAAGACCTGGTGAGAGGGCCCGGCCCTGCAATGTACACCATACCAGAGGCAGATATTTACTTGCACCATCAACCTGCCTACAGCATATCTCAAAGGTTCAATCCCTCCAGCAAGGACTATACACCAGGCCCTCCTGACTACAATGCTGAGCAGGTCACTGCCCATAAACCCAGAGCCCCACGTTTCCATCTGGGGATTCGCCACTCCGAATATGTTCACAGCACTCCGCCGGTTTGCATCATCAAAGAGTGA